Proteins from a genomic interval of Zingiber officinale cultivar Zhangliang chromosome 1B, Zo_v1.1, whole genome shotgun sequence:
- the LOC121986170 gene encoding protein NEOXANTHIN-DEFICIENT 1-like — translation MEESRAGSSSSSSPSGYALGPPWLFRGRALYQLHLVKAEIVRAFIPKEFKLVEAFGYTLGGLFLAHYDESPAGVFDELVVLAGIVWNPPTSCAWASRVLVNSHEACRHGRKEIGLPSHVAIFSKKNRKALEQPLNKSQISSIHPKLEDDKEIQVLEMEDTSQISICNISLPIAGYSWMGPKIKISLPSFSGQTVYNPNLLKYSCQVECRVRAVEAAKISRLMIAKATITEPENSFDNFKAKEKKLGDRLATEDVGRDQSIEVLLSKPVMALEFNFLKMQVEAPIIIHSESQT, via the exons ATGGAGGAATCAAGAGCaggttcttcctcttcttcttctccttcaggGTATGCCCTGGGGCCGCCATGGTTGTTTAGGGGAAG AGCATTGTATCAGTTACATTTGGTTAAAGCAGAGATCGTTCGGGCGTTCATCCCCAAGGAGTTTAAGCTGGTTGAAGCATTTGG ATATACACTTGGGGGGCTGTTTCTGGCTCACTATGATGAGAGCCCAGCTGGAGTTTTTGATGAG CTCGTTGTACTTGCTGGTATTGTGTGGAATCCTCCAACATCATGCgc GTGGGCTTCTAGAGTGCTTGTGAACAGCCATGAGGCTTGCAGACATGGTAGAAAG GAAATAGGTCTCCCAAGCCATGTTGCTATTTTCTCCAAG AAAAACAGAAAAGCTTTAGAGCAACCATTAAATAAGAGCCAAATAAGTTCTATTCATCCAAAACTGGAAGACGATAAAGAGATTCAAGTACTAGAGATGGAGGATACTTCCCAAATATCCATTTGTAACATCAGTTTACCTATTGCGG GTTACAGCTGGATGGGTCCAAAGATCAAGATATCACTACCAAGTTTTAG TGGCCAGACAGTATACAACCCTAATCTTCTTAAGTACTCCTGCCAAGTTGAATGCAG GGTGAGAGCTGTGGAGGCTGCTAAAATATCGAGACTAATGATTGCTAAAGCTACTATTACTGAACCTGAAAACTCATTTGACAATTTTAAAgcaaaagagaaaaaattagGGGACAGATTAGCCACTGAAGATGTTGGACGTGACCAAAGCATTGAGGTGTTACTGTCTAAGCCTGTAATGGCTCTGGAATTCAATTTTCTGAAAATGCAAGTTGAAGCTCCCATAATCATCCATTCGGAATCTCAAACCTAG